In a genomic window of Gossypium arboreum isolate Shixiya-1 chromosome 7, ASM2569848v2, whole genome shotgun sequence:
- the LOC108458936 gene encoding putative invertase inhibitor, which yields MKNFLISSLVFFYLMLVSVRSDVIQETCDKAARGDPATIRLDFCLSAFEGNPKAKSATSVADLVEISIETSIANATSMGSLITSLLDKKSIGIFARNCLEDCSELYSLAVSNLRRGGKAFEGKDFGSANIEITAAMDAPITCEDGFKEKGLVSSLTKENKNFFQLTAIPLVFMKMVQK from the coding sequence ATGAAGAATTTTCTCATTTCTTCTCTTGTTTTCTTCTACCTTATGCTTGTGTCAGTGAGGTCCGATGTTATCCAAGAAACTTGCGATAAAGCTGCAAGGGGTGATCCTGCTACTATAAGGTTGGACTTTTGTTTGTCAGCTTTTGAAGGGAATCCCAAAGCCAAATCAGCCACCAGTGTTGCGGATTTAGTTGAAATCTCCATTGAGACATCCATAGCTAATGCGACCAGCATGGGCTCCTTAATAACTAGCCTTTTGGATAAAAAAAGCATTGGAATATTTGCTAGGAATTGCTTGGAAGATTGCTCTGAGCTTTACTCTCTTGCAGTGTCTAATTTACGAAGAGGTGGGAAGGCTTTTGAGGGTAAGGATTTCGGAAGTGCTAATATAGAAATAACTGCTGCCATGGATGCACCAATCACTTGTGAAGACGGGTTCAAGGAGAAAGGGTTGGTGTCGTCATTGACAAAGGAAAACAAGAATTTTTTTCAGCTAACTGCTATCCCTCTTGTATTCATGAAAATGGTCCAGAAATGA
- the LOC108458052 gene encoding nicotinamide adenine dinucleotide transporter 1, chloroplastic — translation MTNDSQPPNSRSLLCNAGAGAAAGVIAATFVCPLDVIKTRLQVHGLPKLGNSTIRRSLIVGSLEQIFQKEGLRGMYRGLAPTVLALLPNWAVYFTMYEQLKDCLCSNDGKHQLSVGANMLAASGAGAATTCFTNPLWVVKTRLQTQGMRAGVVPYRGTFSALRRIAREEGIRGLYSGLVPALAGISHVAIQFPTYEKIKCYLANQDNTPMDKLGARDVAVASSVSKIFASTLTYPHEVVRSRLQEQGHHSEKRYSGVVDCIRKVFQQEGFAGFYRGCATNLLRTTPAAVITFTSFEMVHRFLVNLFPSDPQPHTL, via the exons ATGACCAACGATTCCCAGCCCCCTAATTCCAGGAGTCTCCTTTGCAATGCCGGTGCTGGCGCTGCCGCCG GTGTTATTGCTGCAACATTCGTGTGTCCTTTAGATGTTATAAAGACGAGATTACAAGTTCATGGGTTGCCAAAGCTTGGTAACTCAACCATTAGAC GTAGTCTTATAGTTGGTAGCTTGGAACAAATATTTCAGAAGGAAGGCTTGCGTGGCATGTACCGTGGACTTGCTCCTACTGTACTCGCTTTACTTCCGAATTGGGCT GTATATTTTACAATGTATGAGCAGCTCAAAGACTGTCTATGTTCTAACG ATGGGAAGCACCAACTCTCTGTAGGTGCTAACATGCTAGCTGCATCTGGTGCTGGAGCGGCAACAACCTGTTTCACAAATCCTCTTTGGGTTGTGAAGACAAGACTTCAA ACTCAAGGAATGAGAGCTGGAGTGGTTCCCTATAGGGGTACATTTTCTGCTTTGAGGAGAATAGCTCGTGAGGAGGGTATTCGGGGCCTATACAG CGGTCTTGTCCCCGCATTAGCTGGTATTAGTCATGTTGCCATTCAGTTTCCAACTTACGAGAAGATCAAATGCTATTTAGCGAACCAAG ATAACACTCCAATGGATAAACTTGGTGCACGTGATGTTGCTGTTGCGTCATCAGTTTCCAAAATATTTGCATCCACATTGACTTACCCACATGAG GTGGTACGTTCAAGGCTTCAGGAACAGGGACATCACTCTGAGAAACGCTATTCTGGTGTGGTTGATTGCATCAGAAAAGTATTTCAGCAAGAAGGCTTTGCTGGATTCTACCGTGGGTGTGCAACGAATCTTCTCAGGACCACACCTGCAGCTGTTATCACATTCACCAGCTTTGAGATGGTTCATCGATTTCTTGTCAATCTTTTCCCTTCTGATCCACAGCCTCACACTTTATAA
- the LOC108458938 gene encoding two-component response regulator ARR2-like — MDGGFDGDFPAGLKVLVVDDNRTCLLVLETMLRKLSYEVTTCQLARHALALLREDKNRFDIVLCDLHMPELDGLKLLEIIGLEMDLPVVMMSSDDGKGVIMKGIIHGACDYLVKPVQMEAVRLIWQHVVRKRQRALEDFQQLRGNIHATGRTLLLKQAKNAVDQMPARERRILKRERENEDEDDEGELSEEVTTAKKPRVIWTQELHDIFVIAVNQLRQQAVPKKILERMQAMNVTGLSRANIASHLQKYRLHLRKGGGQPLADNRNVNLNPSIGQASSFNQFNLQFQQPTAIGSSCNQLPMQNLMITPQPCTINDSVVPDSTQCFPTELSTNDLSQPNLLFQNDVPTSNVEHLYRNVGVNVSELSNPISSVDDSSVDQLIYEPSFLVRQYDPEDFFHGGFPRSDSYVSVRDIEYLTSEEAPMKRISFFLR; from the exons ATGGATGGTGGCTTTGATGGTGACTTTCCGGCTGGTTTGAAGGTTCTTGTTGTTGATGATAACAGGACTTGTCTCCTTGTTTTGGAAACAATGCTTCGAAAGCTTTCTTATGAAG TTACCACATGTCAGCTGGCAAGACACGCCCTTGCTTTGCTTCGAGAAGACAAGAACAGATTTGATATTGTGCTATGTGATTTACATATGCCTGAACTGGATGGACTGAAGCTTCTTGAGATCATTGGATTAGAGATGGACTTGCCCGTTGTta TGATGTCTTCGGATGATGGAAAAGGAGTTATTATGAAAGGTATAATCCATGGAGCTTGTGATTATTTGGTGAAACCAGTTCAAATGGAAGCGGTTCGACTCATTTGGCAGCATGTTGTTCGCAAGAGACAACGTGCCTTGGAAGATTTTCAGCAGCTGCGTGGGAACATTCATGCTACCGGCAGGACATTGCTATTAAAACAAGCTAAGAATGCTGTTGATCAAATGCCTGCCAGAGAGAGAAGAATCTTGAAGCGAGAAAGAGAAAATGAAGATGAAGATGACGAGGGGGAATTATCCGAGGAAGTCACCACTGCAAAGAAGCCAAGGGTGATTTGGACACAAGAGCTCCATGACATATTTGTTATTGCCGTAAATCAACTACGTCAAC AGGCTGTTCCTAAGAAAATTTTGGAGCGTATGCAAGCTATGAATGTTACTGGTCTTTCAAGAGCAAATATTGCCAGTCATCTTCAG AAATATCGTTTGCATCTTCGAAAGGGAGGTGGTCAACCCTTGGCTGATAACAGAAATGTAAATCTAAATCCCTCCATTGGCCAAGCTTCTTCATTTAACCAGTTCAACCTCCAGTTTCAACAACCCACAGCCATAGGCAGTTCCTGCAATCAACTTCCGATGCAAAATCTCATGATCACCCCACAACCATGTACCATCAATGACTCAGTCGTTCCAGATTCAACTCAATGTTTCCCAACTGAGTTGTCTACCAATGATCTCTCTCAACCAAACTTGTTATTCCAAAATGATGTTCCCACCTCAAATGTAGAACATTTGTACAGAAACGTAGGGGTTAATGTTTCTGAGCTGTCAAACCCGATTTCATCTGTGGATGATTCATCTGTCGATCAATTGATTTATGAGCCATCGTTTTTGGTTAGACAATATGATCCAGAGGACTTCTTTCATGGAGGATTTCCAAGGTCAGATTCTTACGTTTCA GTTAGAGACATTGAGTATCTAACCTCTGAGGAGGCACCCATGAAAAGGATTTCGTTCTTCCTACGATAA
- the LOC108458937 gene encoding putative invertase inhibitor, with translation MKNSHISCLLFFYLLLVSATSDLIQKSCYEASKGNPANIKLDFCVSAFEGNPKAKAAYGVADLVLVSIETAIANATAIGSKISKLLDDKRFGIFARNCLKDCSELYSLAGSSLETGLDAFQAVDYGTANAEISAALDAPVTCEDQFKEKKGLVSPLTKENNNFHQLTAIPLAFMKMVQQ, from the coding sequence ATGAAGAATTCCCACATTTCTTGTCTTCTTTTCTTTTACCTTTTGCTGGTCTCAGCAACCTCTGATCTTATCCAAAAATCTTGCTATGAAGCTTCAAAGGGTAATCCTGCTAATATTAAGTTGGACTTTTGTGTATCAGCTTTTGAAGGGAATCCCAAAGCCAAAGCAGCCTATGGAGTTGCAGATTTGGTTTTAGTCTCCATTGAGACCGCCATAGCTAATGCCACGGCCATCGGCTCCAAAATATCCAAGCTTTTGGATGACAAACGCTTCGGAATTTTTGCAAGGAACTGCTTGAAAGATTGCTCAGAGCTTTACTCTCTTGCAGGGTCTAGTTTAGAAACAGGTTTGGATGCTTTTCAGGCTGTAGATTATGGAACTGCTAATGCAGAAATAAGTGCTGCCTTGGATGCACCAGTGACTTGTGAAGACCAGTTCAAGGAGAAGAAAGGGTTGGTGTCCCCATTGACAAAGGAAAACAACAATTTCCATCAGCTAACTGCAATCCCTCTTGCATTCATGAAAATGGTCCAGCAATGA